Proteins encoded by one window of Antechinus flavipes isolate AdamAnt ecotype Samford, QLD, Australia chromosome 4, AdamAnt_v2, whole genome shotgun sequence:
- the ARRB2 gene encoding beta-arrestin-2 — translation MGEKAGTRVFKKSSPNCKLTVYLGKRDFVDHLDRVDPVDGVVLVDPDYLKDRKVYVTLTCAFRYGREDLDVLGLSFRKDLFAATYQAFPPIPDPPQTTTRLQERLLRKLGQHAHPFSFTIPQNLPCSVTLQPGPEDTGKACGVDFEIRAFCAKTLEEKIHKRNSVRLVIRKVQFAPETPGPQPTAETARHFLMSDRSLHLEASLDKELYYHGEPLSVNVHVTNNSTKTVKKIKVSVRQYADICLFSTAQYKCPVALIEQDDQVAPSSTFCKVYNITPLLSENREKRGLALDGKLKHEDTNLASSTIVKEGANKEVLGILVSYRVKVKLVVSRGGDVSVELPFVLMHPKPHDHSTHSKPQSAAPEINDPVDTNLIEFETNYGTDDDIVFEDFARLRLKGMKDEDYDNQSC, via the exons ATGGGGGAGAAAGCAGGGACTAG GGTCTTCAAGAAGTCAAGTCCTAACTGTAAG CTAACAGTGTACTTAGGCAAGAGGGACTTTGTGGATCACCTGGATCGAGTGGATCCTGTGG ATGGAGTGGTGCTGGTGGACCCAGACTATCTGAAGGACCGAAAag TATACGTGACCTTGACTTGTGCCTTCCGATATGGTCGTGAAGACCTGGATGTTTTGGGCTTGTCATTCCGAAAGGACCTGTTTGCTGCCACATATCAAGCTTTTCCCCCCATCCCTGACCCACCCCAAACCACCACTCGCCTTCAAGAACGACTGCTGAGGAAGCTGGGCCAGCATGCTCACCCTTTCTCCTTCaca ATTCCACAGAACCTGCCCTGTTCTGTCACACTGCAACCTGGACCTGAGGATACAGGGAAG GCCTGTGGAGTAGACTTTGAGATTCGAGCCTTCTGTGCCAAAACATTGGAAGAAAAAATCCACAAGAG GAATTCTGTGCGTCTGGTGATTAGAAAGGTGCAGTTTGCTCCAGAGACACCAGGTCCCCAGCCCACTGCTGAAACCGCTCGACACTTCCTCATGTCTGACCGATCCCTCCATCTTGAGGCCTCACTGGACAAAGAg CTATATTACCATGGGGAACCACTTAGCGTTAATGTCCATGTCACCAACAACTCCACCAAGACTGTCAAGAAGATCAAAGTTTCTG TGAGACAATATGCTGATATCTGCCTCTTCAGCACTGCCCAATATAAATGTCCAGTGGCTCTGATAGAACAAGA TGACCAGGTTGCTCCCAGTTCTACATTCTGCAAGGTGTACAATATAACTCCATTGCTCAGTGAAAATAGGGAGAAACGAGGACTTGCCCTGGATGGGAAGCTCAAACATGAAGATACCAATCTGGCCTCCAGTACTAT AGTAAAGGAAGGCGCGAACAAGGAGGTACTAGGCATCCTTGTGTCCTATAGGGTCAAAGTGAAGCTGGTTGTGTCTCGGGGAGG GGACGTTTCAGTGGAGCTTCCTTTTGTTCTAATGCATCCCAAGCCTCATGACCACTCCACTCATTCCAAACCTCAATCAG ctGCCCCTGAGATAAATGATCCAGTGGACACCAATCTCATCGAATTTGAGACCAA CTATGGCACAGATGATGACATTGTGTTTGAGGACTTCGCCAGGCTTCGGCTCAAAGGGATGAAGGATGAAGATTATGATAACCAATCCTGCTAG